A genomic region of Branchiostoma lanceolatum isolate klBraLanc5 chromosome 4, klBraLanc5.hap2, whole genome shotgun sequence contains the following coding sequences:
- the LOC136433090 gene encoding dnaJ homolog subfamily C member 4-like, with protein MQKAVLELLGPCRACSFTRQAVRSLHTSRNTLANYYELLQVQRNASPAEIKAAFFKMSKKYHPDSNPNNPELHKQFVQLNEAYSILSKSLARKHYDQSLRMGTKFQTTTVPPRPRPEDYPFGPGGSFHGHGPFEQGRSQNKNYYYYDFKAANEGGGKRYSGSTSHARMFAICLSVLGGGYLLTIFVYIFVVKGFVYSQVLEQDRQARLAYAMAKENARKYTMEEKLAKLRKAYEEKQLAKKDGRVV; from the exons ATGCAGAAGGCAGTCCTGGAGCTGCTGGGTCCCTGCAGAGCCTGCAGCTTCACCAGACAGGCAGTCAGGAGCTTACACACATCAAG GAACACGTTAGCAAATTACTATGAACTTCTCCAGGTACAAAGGAATGCCAGCCCAGCAGAGATCAAGGCTGCATtcttcaaaatgtctaaaaag TACCACCCAGACAGCAATCCCAACAACCCAGAGCTCCACAAACAGTTTGTCCAGCTGAACGAGGCGTACAGCATCCTGAGTAAGAGTCTGGCCAGGAAACACTACGACCAGAGCCTTCGCATGGGCACAAAGTTTCAGACCACCACCGTTCCTCCCAGACCCCGGCCTGAGGACTACCCGTTTGGTCCTGGTGGAAG CTTTCATGGCCATGGGCCGTTTGAACAAGGGAGAAGCCAGAATAAAAACTACTACTATTACGACTTCAAGGCTGCAAATGAAGGAGGTGGGAAAAGATACAGTGGTTCAACCAGCCATGCCCGGATGTTTgccatctgtctgtctgtactggGAGGGGGGTACCTCCTCACCATCTTTgtctacat ATTTGTTGTGAAGGGTTTCGTGTACAGTCAAGTCCTGGAGCAGGACAGACAGGCCAGGCTGGCATATGCCATGGCCAAGGAGAATGCCAG GAAATACACCATGGAGGAAAAGCTGGCCAAGTTGAGAAAGGCATATGAAGAGAAACAGCTAGCAAAGAAAGATGGAAGAGTGGTTTAG
- the LOC136433087 gene encoding homeobox protein koza-like, with amino-acid sequence MLSFSVEAILSKPSSHGRDRWEPTATGDREHTDRTHAGRAPWRSWADPGYSSVQPPWMYVPNPATFRPSSAESFTVTSSPSSSSSDSQGEDSEPHRSSHQGHQEHPGEHACDETELDVDDDVEGNDSPDPAVAEGSPEDSGRRQRRLFSGHQVMELETCFLEKNYLSRIERICLANALNLSETQVKTWFQNRRTKARRKHLTGRYWGRWPGGYRVQPGLTYGPPDDTMRAAIEDLIRRYEDGQVETRLTH; translated from the exons ATGCTTAGTTTCTCGGTGGAGGCCATCCTATCCAAACCGTCCTCCCACGGGCGGGACAGGTGGGAGCCCACGGCGACCGGGGACAGGGAACACACGGACAGGACACATGCAGGACGCGCACCGTGGCGGTCATGGGCCGACCCCGGGTACAGCTCGGTACAGCCGCCGTGGATGTACGTTCCCAACCCGGCAACGTTTAGGCCATCCTCTGCAGAAAGTTTCACCGTTACATCCTCGCCGAGTTCAAGTTCAAGCGACTCACAGGGCGAAGACTCGGAACCACACAGATCATCCCACCAAGGGCATCAGGAGCACCCGGGAGAGCATGCGTGCGACGAGACAGAACTTGACGTTGACG ACGATGTTGAGGGGAATGACAGCCCTGACCCTGCCGTGGCTGAAGGCAGCCCAGAGGACAGCGGCAGACGGCAGAGGCGACTGTTCAGCGGGCACCAAGTCATGGAGTTGGAGACGTGCTTCTTGGAGAAAAACTACCTCAGCAGGATTGAGAGGATCTGTTTGGCTAATGCACtg AATCTTAGCGAGACGCAGGTGAAGACGTGGTTCCAGAACAGACGCACCAAGGCGCGGCGGAAACACCTGACGGGGCGGTACTGGGGCCGGTGGCCGGGCGGGTACCGCGTCCAGCCCGGTCTGACCTACGGGCCGCCGGACGACACCATGCGGGCCGCCATCGAGGACCTGATCCGCCGGTACGAGGACGGACAGGTGGAGACCAGACTGACCCACTAA
- the LOC136433085 gene encoding tripartite motif-containing protein 3-like produces the protein MASPQSSLGEQIREELSCSICLELFTRPKVLPCMHTFCQDCLGDHARVRKPFECPNCRLQVTLPTQGVPGLPDNHLVANLCERISKQVKLPVNPPEQTQSQNKCIFHPWEELKLYCEQCQLSVCTECMGDLHAGHRTTTPKKASQERRAAIQELVSEGRNLLETYFTFLRSLRDKEKVLNKHRQQTDKNIYHTFNEMLQMLIDLKDTLLSEVDQTHRQNMTAIEGQREMVLTQVSDLAAVCDSAEDKLRQDGMDLPGQERSLTQVIGKYRTKAPLSLVPIQTRAAVFHPADTRTLELGQVTLYSVRSPSMSTVTSHGVMYDSKYHLQEDQENHHHQLERTTFGGKGSEKGKFDRPFGVVVSEDGEVFVADRGNQRIQIFTLQGTFVSQFETVISGGQNISPQNVAVDTEGNLWVVGNHGVADFAVLYTREGKVLTTIDLQQTRWSRGVAIDTRTNNIIITQTMGEWGFCCGELQVFRPDGKLVRTLGEEQGMKNPEYITVDSSGNILVSDCENSSVYVYDEDTNFLFSFGGEGSREGQLTYPRGICTDSSGNIVVADWGNSCVQLFDRRGRFLKHINTDMRQPWAVAMAPHGQLIVTDDANNTVTILQRY, from the coding sequence ATGGCTTCTCCACAGTCAAGTCTGGGGGAACAGATCAGGGAGGAACTGTCCTGTAGTATCTGTCTGGAGCTGTTCACCAGGCCCAAAGTGCTGCCCTGTAtgcacaccttctgtcaggactgcCTGGGGGACCACGCACGAGTTCGGAAGCCATTTGAATGCCCAAACTGTCGTCTACAGGTCACCCTCCCAACCCAGGGTGTCCCCGGTTTACCTGACAATCATCTTGTTGCAAACTTGTGTGAGAGGATCAGTAAGCAGGTAAAACTACCTGTGAACCCACCTGAACAGACCCAGTCTCAGAATAAATGTATATTTCACCCCTGGGAGGAGCTCAAGCTGTACTGTGAGCAGTGTCAGCTGTCTGTATGTACTGAGTGTATGGGTGACCTCCACGCGGGTCACCGTACAACGACACCTAAGAAGGCTTCACAGGAAAGGAGAGCAGCCATCCAAGAACTAGTATCAGAGGGAAGAAACCTTTTGGAGACCTACTTCACGTTCTTAAGGAGCCTTCGGGACAAGGAGAAAGTTCTgaacaaacacagacagcagACAGACAAGAATATTTACCACACCTTCAATGAAATGCTTCAGATGTTGATTGACTTGAAGGATACTCTGTTGTCTGAAGTGgaccaaacacacagacagaacaTGACAGCTATAGAGGGGCAGAGAGAAATGGTCCTGACTCAAGTGTCCGACCTGGCGGCTGTCTGTGACAGCGCAGAGGACAAGCTGAGACAGGATGGGATGGACTTACCTGGACAGGAGAGAAGCCTCACACAGGTTATTGGAAAATACAGAACAAAAGCACCACTCAGTCTTGTTCCCATACAAACAAGGGCTGCTGTATTTCATCCTGCAGACACTAGAACACTGGAACTTGGGCAAGTGACTCTCTATTCTGTAAGGTCCCCCTCCATGTCCACAGTAACAAGTCATGGAGTGATGTACGACTCCAAATACCATctccaagaagaccaagaaaatcACCATCACCAGTTGGAAAGGACAACTTTTGGTGGCAAAGGGTCCGAAAAGGGAAAGTTTGACAGGCCCTTTGGGGTGGTGGTGTCAGAGGATGGAGAGGTCTTTGTAGCAGACCGAGGCAACCAGAGGATTCAAATCTTCACTCTACAAGGGACGTTTGTTTCTCAGTTTGAGACTGTTATATCTGGTGGACAGAACATCTCTCCCCAGAACGTGGCAGTGGACACAGAGgggaacctgtgggtggtggggaaCCATGGCGTAGCTGACTTTGCTGTGCTGTACACCAGAGAAGGGAAGGTCCTGACCACAATCGACCTACAACAGACCAGGTGGTCCAGGGGGGTTGCCATAGACACCAGGACAAACAACATCATCATTACACAAACTATGGGAGAGTGGGGGTTCTGCTGTGGGGAGTTGCAAGTCTTCAGGCCGGACGGGAAACTTGTAAGAACTCTTGGAGAAGAGCAGGGGATGAAGAACCCAGAGTACATCACTGTGGACAGCAGTGGGAACATCCTTGTGTCAGACTGTGAGAACAGCTCAGTCTACGTTTACGACGAAGACACAAATTTCTTGTTCAGTTTCGGTGGCGAGGGAAGCAGAGAGGGTCAGCTGACCTATCCTCGTGGTATCTGTACTGACAGCTCAGGTAACATTGTGGTGGCAGACTGGGGAAACAGCTGTGTTCAGCTGTTTGACAGGAGAGGACGGTTCCTCAAACACATCAACACGGACATGAGACAACCAtgggccgttgccatggcaccaCACGGACAGCTGATAGTGACTGATGACGCCAACAACACAGTAACAATATTACAGAGATACTAG
- the LOC136433086 gene encoding cap-specific mRNA (nucleoside-2'-O-)-methyltransferase 1-like translates to MKRSGENRDSFVTDSKRFRAENLSDSTDSDEDDDSARPPPLGTSAAMGPSKSSGPAPAAPLYNSFAERMMAKMGYKKEEGLGKHGQGRKEIVEASTQRGRRGLGLKLEQFDGEIDIDWTDEEPPSVHERPEWLPACEKPIPSKDTLQEWVLEGTRKNEIEDEVEFCNEDILLDLLKCKSVFDVLEGQEMRNARTRANPYETIRGAIFQNRAAMKMANMDHVFDYMFTEPKNDKGEPMVGAHDLLYFADICAGPGGFSEYVLWRKKWHAKGFGLTIRGPNDFKLEEFFAASSEMFEPHYGEGGIDGDGDIMKPANLTTFKKFVLDSTEGKGVHFVMADGGFSVEGQENLQEVLSKQLVMCEFLCALSILRIGGCFVCKTFDLFTPFSVGLVYLLYHCFQQVCIFKPITSRPANSERYVVCKGLKPGYEVVEEYLFKVNIQMNRLKNTDVDVNEVVPLDIIKKDSQFFEYMVDSNEKLAEKQTKHLAKIRGYTQDTTLFEAGQGKIRKEALQLWKVPDEARFAPQKPDSRVRFTELAKETNMDVFTYKATMLSPDNLSKLGNVYDFRCMVAGGDRMFLLAQGRTLLFQWDGRPTTKWMKLDLNMELPKDTLLVVEVVQELKGEGKAQRKITAMHIVDAYTLNGEDISSRHFSERIMMAEKFVKAVSKPSRPDMAPLRTKEVYRLEEVEKIFQKLDMRLTKGSRDPRLCYSIDGTRHFLPCGVHFIRTVNDPWVMQYSKSWSKKYFFNSRNGSSTFDTPAEAIAPFRVCYANRIFWAWEDGVKVHDSHKASDSKVSRDMLVQYVHRHLK, encoded by the exons ACTCTACAGAtagtgatgaagatgatgactcAGCGAGGCCTCCCCCCCTGGGCACATCGGCAGCCATGGGCCCCTCCAAGTCTAGTGGCCCTGCCCCAGCTGCACCTCTGTACAACAGTTTTGCAGAACGGATGATG GCCAAGATGGGTTACAAGAAGGAGGAGGGCCTGGGGAAGCATGGCCAGGGACGCAAGGAGATTGTGGAGGCCTCCACACAGCGTGGGCGCAGGGGTCTGGGTCTGAAGCTGGAGCAATTCGATGGAGAAATCGACATCGACTGGACAGACGAAGAACCA CCTTCTGTCCATGAGAGGCCAGAGTGGCTGCCTGCCTGTGAGAAGCCTATTCCTAGCAAAGACACCTTACAAGAGTGGGTCTTGGAGGGGACT AGGAagaatgagattgaagatgaagtGGAGTTTTGCAATGAAGATATCTTGTTAGACTTGCTAAAGTGTAAG AGTGTTTTTGATGTCCTGGAAGGACAAGAGATGAGGAATGCCAGAACCAGGGCCAACCCTTATGAGACCATCAGGGGAGCCATCTTCCAGAACAG AGCTGCTATGAAGATGGCTAACATGGACCATGTGTTTGACTACATGTTCACTGAGCCCAAGAACGACAAAGGG GAGCCCATGGTTGGTGCCCATGATCTGCTGTACTTTGCTGATATCTGTGCTGGTCCGGGCGGGTTCTCGGAGTACGTCCTGTGGAGGAAGAAATGGCACGCGAAGGGCTTTGGTCTGACCATCAGGGGGCCCAATGACTTCAAGCTGGAGGAGTTCTTTGCTGCTTCTAGTGAGATGTTTGAGCCCCATTATG GTGAAGGTGGCATAGACGGAGATGGTGACATCATGAAACCAGCTAACCTGACAACCTTCAAGAAGTTTGTGTTAGACAGCACGGAGGGCAAGGGTGTGCACTTTGTCATGGCGGACGGG GGTTTCTCGGTGGAGGGTCAGGAGAACCTACAGGAGGTGCTGAGTAAACAGCTGGTCATGTGTGAGTTCCTGTGTGCCCTCTCCATCCTCAGGATAG GTGGCTGTTTTGTGTGtaagacctttgacctgttcACCCCCTTCAGCGTGGGACTTGTGTACCTGCTGTACCACTGCTTCCAACAGGTCTGCATCTTCAAACCCATCACCAGTCGACCTGCAAACTCGGAACG ATATGTAGTCTGTAAGGGGCTAAAGCCAGGCTATGAGGTGGTGGAAGAGTACCTCTTCAAGGTGAACATACAGATGAACAGACTCAAGAACACAGACGTGGATGTGAATGAGGTGGTTCCCCTGGACATCATCAAGAAGGACTCCCAGTTCTTTGAGTACATGGTGGATTCTAATGAAAA GTTGGCTGAGAAGCAGACAAAGCACCTAGCTAAGATCAGAGGATATACCCAGGACAC CACATTGTTTGAAGCAGGACAAGGAAAGATAAGGAAGGAAGCCCTACAGCTGTGGAAG GTCCCAGATGAGGCTCGGTTTGCTCCCCAGAAGCCAGACTCTCGAGTGAGGTTCACGGAGCTTGCCAAG GAGACCAACATGGACGTGTTCACCTACAAGGCCACCATGCTGTCCCCAGATAACCTTAGTAAGCTGGGGAACGTGTACGACTTCAGGTGTATGGTTGCCGGGGGCGACAGGATGTTCCTACTGGCTCAGGGG AGAACCCTCCTGTTCCAGTGGGACGGTCGCCCCACCACCAAGTGGATGAAGTTAGACCTGAACATGGAGCTGCCTAAGGACACCCTGCTGGTGGTGGAGGTAGTACAGGAGCTCAAGGGGGAG GGAAAAGCTCAAAGGAAGATCACAGCCATGCACATTGTGGATGCCTACACACTGAATGGGGAGGACATCAGCAGCAGGCACTTCAGTGAAAG GATCATGATGGCAGAGAAGTTTGTGAAGGCCGTGTCAAAGCCCAGCAGACCTGACATGGCTCCACTCAG AACAAAGGAAGTCTACAGATTGGAAGAAGTGGAGAAGATTTTTCAGAA GTTAGACATGCGGCTGACGAAGGGTTCTCGAGACCCCCGGTTGTGTTACAGCATCGATGGAACCAGACACTTCCTTCCATGTGGAGTGCACTTCATCAGAACTGTCAATG ATCCGTGGGTGATGCAGTACAGCAAGAGTTGGAGCAAAAAGTACTTCTTCAACTCCAGAAATGGAAGTTCCACCTTTGACACTCCAGCTGAGGCTATTGCACCATTCAG GGTCTGCTATGCCAACAGGATATTCTGGGCCTGGGAGGATGGGGTTAAAGTTCACGACTCTCACAAGGCCAGTGACAGCAAGGTGTCCCGGGACATGCTGGTCCAGTATGTACATCGACATCTGAAGTAG